A stretch of DNA from Saccharospirillum mangrovi:
TCATCGCGGTAGCGCCGGTGCCAGGCCATATCGACCGGAAAGGTGCCCAGATCGACCGGCGGCGGCAGGATTTTCAAGCGCGGATCGTCTGCCAGCCGCCGACAAACCTGACTGGGCAGGGTGGCGCAGTAATCCGTTACGGCAATGATTTCCGGCACCGCCAGAAAATGCGTGACCGATACCGCCACTTCCCGCTTCAGTTGTTGCCGTTCCAGGGCCTGAAACAAACCCGCACGCAGGCGCCCAGGCGGCAACACATTGACGTGCTTCAGGCGCTCGTACTGCGGTCGCGTTAACCGATCGCTTACTTCCGGGTGGTCGGCACGCACCACGCAAGCCAGCGTTTCATCCATCAAATGCTGCACCACCAGATTGTCGGGCGGATCGACCATCCGGCCGATGGCGAGTGCGGTTTCGCCCGAAATAACGCCGGTCTCGGCCAGGTCGCTGCCGTAAGGCGTCAGCCGCAATCGAATGCCCGGTGCCTGTTCGCGCATGCGAGACACAATCAACGGCGCCAGCACCAGTTCGGCGTAACTGTTTGGCGCGATGACAAATTGCCGCTCCGCGCGCTGCGGATTGAAATCCTGTTGCTCCAGAATCGCTTCATCCAAGTCGCCCAACGCGGCTTCAATCACCGGCGCCAGCGCCATCGCTTTGGCCGTGGGTTGCATGCCGTAGCGTTCGCGAATGAACAGCGGATCGTTCAGCAAGCTGCGCAACCGGGTGAGGGCGTTGGACACGGCGGGTTGCGTCATGCCCAGCCGATCGGCGGCGCGGGTGACGCTGCGTTCTTCAATGAGCGCGAGCAAAATGGGCAGGAGATTCAGGTCGTATCGCATCAAGATATATTCTTTGAAAATAT
This window harbors:
- a CDS encoding LysR substrate-binding domain-containing protein, with the translated sequence MRYDLNLLPILLALIEERSVTRAADRLGMTQPAVSNALTRLRSLLNDPLFIRERYGMQPTAKAMALAPVIEAALGDLDEAILEQQDFNPQRAERQFVIAPNSYAELVLAPLIVSRMREQAPGIRLRLTPYGSDLAETGVISGETALAIGRMVDPPDNLVVQHLMDETLACVVRADHPEVSDRLTRPQYERLKHVNVLPPGRLRAGLFQALERQQLKREVAVSVTHFLAVPEIIAVTDYCATLPSQVCRRLADDPRLKILPPPVDLGTFPVDMAWHRRYRDDPAHRWLRLLILAVANSVARPERAE